Genomic segment of Triticum aestivum cultivar Chinese Spring chromosome 6A, IWGSC CS RefSeq v2.1, whole genome shotgun sequence:
AACACCCACCTAGCATTTTTAGACGCTGCCCGCTCCCGCGTCGCCCCCCGCTCGGGCAACTCGGGTGGCTCCCCAACCCTAGCCCCTGCCGGGGTCTAGCCcatcttcctcccctcctccagCCGCCGTCGGAGGACGCCGCCGGCTTGCGCCCGTAGGCCGACGGTGGTGGCGGGGGTTCTTCCTCCCTCCGTGTCTCAGGGATGACGGGGCCCCAACATGCGTGGAGGTGCGGCCGATCTAGAAGCGACGGCGTTGGCTTCGACGACGGCGGCGGTCGGCCATGCCTCGGGCCACGGGCGGCTGCTGCGGCGGTTGgcctggatcgggcggcggcgcgatgcggtcttcggcggctggcctggatcgggcggcggcgcgatgcggtcttcggcggcatgtcatctggctttagatcgacgacggcgtcgagggcctggtggactgcttggcggcacccatggcagatctgttctggccggtgtagccagtggtggtggtcatcttcttcgccggcggtggccggccagaagcctggtgatcggatctcgagatccatcatctagtcccggctgcgagttggggagacatggttgacggtgaaaaccgagccgacgacaggcgatggcggcgttctacgccgttaccttgatgaaggcatcgtcgtgtaactactgtcgacccactcgtgctgctccgggggaaaccctaggatctggtgttccagatcggacgatggcagcACTGCactgtcgtttctctcttgggagcatcgtttgtggagcatcGCTGGAAATCAGAGGCagaaggtggagcggcttcgtcttgcacggagcttcggtggagatgtcaagtcatgcctgaccgacaggtgctacgctttgccatgcctggtcggcaggtgctacgcacgacagatcttccaaggtttcaagttgtgtcggctggtggtacttggcagcatggcgctgaggtgtatcagtggcgaccgcgacgtgctcagctgtttgcacgcagggaggaggtgccgttgggcgctgtggtggcgtcgatgatagctagaccgagcaaggttgatgcatcagtacagttctgaagatggagcggtggcagttggcggcggcggcctctgaaagcatgccggaccagtgtgtgcctcAGACGCGGCAaatggctaggttggggtctcaggtcttagatgttagacttggctgcgatgtctgtttggtattaggctcaggctatctgcgccccttcatcaactggataggtgtaggtGTAGCGTCAGTTTGTTGATTAGACTGCGGCTTTAGTCGtattgttgtatgactttgtaaggtcttgtgagaataattaataaagtgactgtatgcatcgtccaaatgcagaggccgggggtcatcctcctttaaaaaaaaaatAAGAGAGTGCCATTCTAATGGTACTTGGAAGGTGACTCCCTTATTAAGTTGGGAACTCGTACGTGTGCATGGTGTATACAAGGCTGACTGACTTTCTTTTAATCAATGTATGGTCTGTATTAGATTAATAGTAGGTTTTAGGAAGCCAAGCATTAACGAGAGCTTTGCAAAGCAACTTGGGCTTTGTGGCACCGAGTATTTTCCACATGCAAACAAGTCCAATCTCGGATAGGGGTCGCTTCACATTGGATACAACTAGATAATATGCATGGTCCAAACCCATAGACACAAAAACAATTCTTAAAAATTACAACAATGATATAAGCCCCCAAATACTTGTCCAAGCCGCAACTGAACTTCTTATCATTACGCCAGCATAGATGTTGCCAACGGTGGACAACATCAAGAAAGGCAGTCATTGAAGGACGTAAAAAGACATAGTGATCAACTGTCCTTGAATCACCACAAGTAGATCCCCGTGTATGAAAGAGAGTGGCAATCGAGCCGGGTATAGTAGTGTGGGCATCATCCCGATCTAGGAAGACAACATAGGTATTATCACCAGACAAGGCCGACGACCTTGCTCGCAAAGGCTCAAAAGAAGAGGCAATTGAAGAAGACGAAAACGATGCCTCGGCAAGCCGAgccgacagacaacacaaataacCATCGACCCAGGGCGTGCTTGCGCGTTCAATTTGGAGCAAGGGCTCATGCCAATTGGACGTCATTGGAGGATTATCGCTTGGTCGATGGGTGGAGTTGTAGAGTTACCACCCATGGCTGATGGTGAGATGTGCACTCCATCATCATGTTGGTCCTGTGAAACATAGAAATGTTATTGTGCTCAACCCTGCCGCACCCTCTGTGATGACGTTCTTGCGCCTGGTTGCACTAGGAAGATGATGCTTGCCGGAGTGCGGGACTCCTTCAATAGGAGCTCGAATCCTTGAATAGGAGGATGATTACctaggttttttttttttgagaaaagagGGGCCTCCTCCTTCGATTTCATTTAATCGCAGCCAGGGTACATCTTTGTCACAAATTACCAGACGATCTACGAATGATCACCGAGTAATATGTTTATGTTTTCTCTAAGTGGATGGTTACCGTTTTTGCAAGAAAATTTAGTAGGGATTCTTCCCTTCTCGTTTAATATATGATACACATGCTACGCGTATTCTAGACAAAAATTGTAAGCGTCGCCTGAACCGAGTCGCTTTCAGTTGAGAAGGTGTATAGAAAACAGCATGAAGTCAAGCTTATTAAAGTTCCTTCCAGTCGGTCCAACTAGAGCTTGCTACTTAATCACCAATTAAATAAACAACTAATAAATGTACCTAAGGAGCCGTAATTTCGATGCTATCATGGCCATAAGGCGGTACTTTTTGGAAGGTGTCCTTTGGTGGTACTTTTTGGAAGGTGGCCTCGCCTCCCGGGCTCGATGGGTACATGCGTGTGCACAAGGTGACGGCTGCTATGCTCTTAATTTCTCCGGAGCCTCAAGGGAATGCTCACGGAAGCATAGCAGCACGTTCGTCTCCCAATCACTTGTAGCAACAGGCTACAGCCTACAGCCGGCATCGAACTGAAGACGGAATTCGGGCGGCGTTGATTTCCATGTCTATCCGGTCATTGATGCGTACTCCCTCCGATCGAAAAAACTTATTCCAACTTTCAAGTTTACCcttaaatgaatgtatctagcattAATTTGATGCTAGATATATTTATTTGAAAAACAAGTTTTTTTAGACGGAGAGAGTCTGTACGTAATAGCCATGTATGGACATGCATGACCGAGACCGACTCACGATTTGACGACTCGCAAACTTTCCTTGTCATGCCTGAGAAGCTGCCCTGCACCAACCCAGGCAAGACTTTGCGTTGCCCATTGCCTCCGGAAGGCTGGTAATTAACCATGGCTGTAAACTGAAACTAACCCCAAGATTAACGGTGCGATGCGCCGGGTGGCTAGCTAGCCAGCTTCCGGCCACCTTCCTGGAGCCTGCAAGGGACATTCTGTCCCGATGCGGCACTGCAATTCTTTATTTCTGCCGACGACAATAACTTTCAGCGATTTCTCTACGTAGGCCTGGCTAGCTGTAGTACTCATGGCTAGATTGCATTTCTTTAGAACTAGTATATATATGGCTTCAGGCTAGATTGCTTTGGAGTATCCCCATGGCCATTGACGCCCTATGCCTGCGTAGCGCGTAGCTTCCTTCCCAACCTGCAGCTAGCTTGCAGAGTCAGCTCCATTAATCTGCTAGCTCTTCCTGATTTCTCCCATTTCATCTGCTAAATTAAGATGTCGGTGCGAAGGCCCCGGGgtgaagaggaagacgacgagcaggGGAGCGGAGGCGACTATCATCAGCAACGGCACGGCCCGAGGCGGATACGGCCGGCCGCGCCGCTCTCCTTCAGATCGTTAGTCCATTCACTTAACTTCTGGCTTTTGGAATGATTTTCAGTTCATGTTTCGATTTCTTTCCTCGTAGCTAGCAACCATGTATCTTTGtttgttgcttcttcttgatcgaTCCGAGTGCATACATAACGATAAATTGGATTAGCCGTTGGTTCTCCTTATATATTTCCTGAATCGTTAGGTGTAATAACATAATCTTTGGGTCAAGGGATGAAATATCATATGAGTTCATATCTTGAGAATTGTTAAGGTACACCCAATCGACATGGGTCGTTAATTTCGTGTGTTCTATATATTGGCATGATAAACTCATACTACCTTAAAGCAGGTAATAAGTCACATAAGGTTAAGATGGACCTTGCTCTACATGCAAATAAGAAAGTAAATATTTGGGACTTTGTTTTAGAAGAAAAACTCTCGGCCTCTGTATCAAAAGATGCACACAAATATTTGGGATGCTAATTAAGGATGGTACAAGTGAGACTAATTATGCTTCCCTTTAGGATGATCTATGTTCGATCTGTGAGACGCAAGTACGACACAAGGGTAAATGTCTTATCCAAGCCAAGAGCTTGCGAAAGCTAAACAGATCCTATACCATATATCTAGCTctaaagaaatgtttttcttctACACCATTTCATTTGGCATGAAATGATTTTTGGTCTGATATATATGGAAGGTATTAATTTTACAGATTTGCTTTTCTAAAACAATATAACTAACCTATATAAGTAAAGAGCTCGTATGGACAAACTTAGCCTTGTAAGTGGGGAGCGTCACAAAGAGCTTATATATCATGGTTACATTGAATCAAACATCTCATGCCTCAACTCTTCTGAAAGTAATGAAATCATATTTTAGATATAGCTAAATCAAAGCAAATAATACTAACTAGTAAGAATTATAACCCGTCTAAGCCCTGTCTTTAGCTTAGTAACCAATTGTATGCTCTACACATAAGTTCTAAATATCCATATTCGTGGCTTGCACATGTGTGTTTTAGGAGTGTTAATTAACTTCGAAATTACTTGGATTTGTGGACTATCTTTGCAGCATGGTCGGAAGAGCCATGGCAGTGGACACTATCGAGCAAATTGCCATGAGTTTGGAACCGGTTATTCGTAGGGTGGTAAGCTTCAGAATCATATATATATTCATGTGACATAGATTAAATCATCTATTGCTGAGCCTAGTATTGCCACAATTCGAACTAGCTTCATTTATATCTCTTTACAAAGAGTAAAGATAAATGTAACACTAAAGCCGGGCTAAATAAAAACCCATTATCCAATCAGTTTGCACCCTGTTGATCCCTAATATTTATGCGAGCAACTGCTTATGAATTGGCACAAATTCTCATTCCTTTTGTTTCCAAAGTTGTACTACTGATCATCACATGCAAGACATTGAGTGCAATGTTTAAATGTCTATTTGATGTTAATATTTAGGTACGAGAAGAAATTCAAAACATCTTTTCTCAGCACGATCACTTACCACACAGGTATATTATAGTTATTGTCTTTCCATCAGACGCTACTAGCATTCAGTTACATAGCTTATATTCTGCCACTGTTGACACGATATGTCTTTTCTTCATACTTTTGCAGTCAACAGTCTACAGTCTGACCGGTTTTCTAAAATAATAATCTGCAACCTGTTCATATATTTCCTGGCCATTTGCACCATCCTATTTTCAAATATTACATGTTAAGAAGCAACACACAtttcaaatatattctttggcaTCATATATACAGTAAAAATACTATTGTTTGACAATGAAATATTTTTTATTTAGCAAATTTAATTGTATGGATGTATCAATTCCATAAATTTGCTTCAACTATATGGGAATGCAATATCAATATGATAAAATCAACCATTATTAATCAGGTCTCTCCCTTTAAACATCCAAGAGGTCGATGTCTCGCCTAGGTTGAAGCTTTCCTTTGCAAAGAAGCTCATGCTACCTATCTTCACCAACAACAAGCTTGTTGATGCCACCAAGAACAAAATTGAAATCTGGCTCATGGATACTAGAACCAACCACCATATCACTCAAACAGAAACTAACGAAGGCTCTTCAACACTGAAGCTGGAGGTACTTGTACTAGATGGCGATTTCAGTTGCGAAGATGGCATGGGGTGGACGGATGATCAGTTTACTGCTGCAACTGTGAAGGCTAGAGAGGGTAGGAGACCACTACTTGTGGGTAGTACACTCAATGTAGCAATGAACAATCAAGGAGTGTCCATGATTAATGATGTGGCTTTCACTGATAATTCAAGTTGGATAAGGAGCCGTAAGTTCCGAATCGGTGTTCGTGTCATGGGAGCGAGCTATTATGGGCCAAGGATTCAGGAGGCAGTGAGCGAAAGCTTCATAGTGAAAGATCATCGAGGCGAATGTAAGTTTGATGCT
This window contains:
- the LOC123130935 gene encoding protein SAR DEFICIENT 1 → MSVRRPRGEEEDDEQGSGGDYHQQRHGPRRIRPAAPLSFRSMVGRAMAVDTIEQIAMSLEPVIRRVVREEIQNIFSQHDHLPHRSLPLNIQEVDVSPRLKLSFAKKLMLPIFTNNKLVDATKNKIEIWLMDTRTNHHITQTETNEGSSTLKLEVLVLDGDFSCEDGMGWTDDQFTAATVKAREGRRPLLVGSTLNVAMNNQGVSMINDVAFTDNSSWIRSRKFRIGVRVMGASYYGPRIQEAVSESFIVKDHRGELYKKHYPPLLTDNIWSLKNIGKDGPIDKRLESEGVKNVQDLLKLQTVDPDKLKNLVGMSDRQWRTTLNHGKTCKMGRKSYIFKFEGCDVIFSPIGEILAARIGGQTCSLQHLQQQQMVQVKQLASRAYEQWDKLEEVVANDTELVTYEGLSSFPRGKPGSSCTLASDESIISSGSQSVEYLGKLGSRTPTSNATMASNSSNSLDSVVAIPASDAMYWIPSMAVDDDHFTWNNSTNLGCWDQVD